In Myxococcales bacterium, a genomic segment contains:
- a CDS encoding ABC transporter ATP-binding protein gives MVFAAKVPERRVVLTARGLTKVYRMGEVDVIALRGVDLDLHAGELMALLGASGSGKSTLLNILGGLDTPTAGAVTYGDHDLTATDEANLTAYRREHVGFVFQFYNLIPSLTARENVALVTDIADAPLDAKEALELVGLGDRVDHFPSQLSGGEQQRVAIARAIAKRPDLLLCDEPTGALDCQTGRIVLEVIENINRTLGTTTALITHNAPIAQMADRIVRMSNGRIVEDRPNSARVPPSEVVW, from the coding sequence ATGGTCTTCGCCGCCAAAGTGCCCGAGCGGCGCGTCGTCCTCACGGCCCGCGGGCTGACGAAGGTGTACCGCATGGGGGAGGTCGACGTCATCGCACTAAGGGGCGTCGACCTCGACCTCCACGCCGGCGAGCTCATGGCGCTCCTCGGCGCCTCGGGCAGCGGCAAGTCAACCTTGCTCAACATCTTGGGCGGGCTCGATACGCCCACAGCCGGCGCCGTCACTTACGGTGATCACGACCTGACCGCCACCGACGAAGCGAACCTCACGGCCTATCGTCGCGAGCACGTCGGCTTCGTCTTCCAGTTCTACAACCTGATCCCGAGCCTCACGGCCCGTGAGAACGTCGCGCTCGTGACGGACATCGCCGACGCGCCGCTCGACGCCAAGGAAGCCCTTGAGCTCGTCGGCCTCGGCGATCGCGTCGATCACTTTCCGTCGCAGCTCTCCGGCGGCGAGCAACAGCGCGTCGCCATCGCGCGGGCCATCGCCAAGCGGCCCGACCTGCTTTTGTGCGATGAGCCGACCGGCGCGCTCGATTGCCAAACAGGCCGCATCGTTCTCGAGGTCATCGAGAACATCAACCGAACGCTCGGCACCACAACGGCGCTCATTACGCACAACGCTCCCATCGCGCAGATGGCCGATCGCATCGTGCGCATGAGCAACGGTCGTATCGTCGAAGATCGGCCAAACTCGGCGCGCGTGCCTCCGAGCGAGGTGGTCTGGTGA
- a CDS encoding phosphoribosylaminoimidazolesuccinocarboxamide synthase, whose translation MLTEDAAQKALRMTLDATDFPELGAKYEGKVRDNYSSAEGKRFIVVTDRISAFDHVLGTIPFKGQILNRLAAFWFEKTKGAVPNHLLTVPDPNVLECIECEPLLVEMVVRSYLTGTTSTSIWTHYERGERVFCGHRLPDGMKKNQKLAEPILTPATKAPKGQHDVSGSRDDMLKTGNVTPSDFDAAAELAFTLFAEGQKHCAAQGLILVDTKYEFGRTKDGRIVVIDEIHTPDSSRFWLAGSYDERFAAGQDPEPLDKDFVRRHYTLLGYMGDGVPPPLPDDVRVGAALRYAEAFERITGTAFVPDVEAPIARIRRNLKLPAPSARPSA comes from the coding sequence ATGTTGACCGAAGACGCGGCCCAAAAAGCGCTCCGCATGACCCTCGACGCGACCGACTTCCCGGAGCTCGGCGCCAAATACGAAGGGAAGGTGCGCGACAACTACTCCTCTGCCGAGGGCAAGCGCTTCATCGTCGTGACCGATCGCATTAGCGCCTTCGATCACGTGCTCGGGACCATCCCCTTCAAAGGCCAGATCCTGAACCGCCTCGCCGCCTTTTGGTTCGAGAAGACCAAGGGCGCGGTGCCCAACCATCTCTTGACGGTGCCGGACCCGAACGTCCTCGAGTGCATCGAGTGCGAGCCGCTCTTGGTCGAGATGGTCGTTCGGTCGTATCTGACGGGCACCACCTCGACGAGCATTTGGACGCACTACGAGCGCGGCGAGCGCGTCTTCTGCGGTCACCGTCTGCCCGATGGCATGAAGAAGAACCAGAAGCTCGCCGAACCGATCCTCACGCCCGCGACGAAGGCGCCGAAGGGACAGCACGACGTGAGCGGATCGCGTGACGACATGCTCAAGACCGGTAACGTGACACCTTCGGACTTCGACGCCGCGGCGGAGCTCGCCTTCACGCTGTTCGCGGAGGGGCAGAAACACTGCGCCGCGCAGGGGCTCATCCTCGTCGACACCAAATACGAGTTCGGGCGCACGAAAGATGGACGCATCGTCGTCATCGACGAGATCCACACGCCCGACTCGTCACGGTTCTGGCTCGCCGGGAGCTACGACGAGCGCTTCGCCGCCGGGCAAGATCCCGAGCCGCTCGACAAGGACTTCGTGCGTCGTCACTACACCTTGCTCGGGTACATGGGCGATGGCGTACCGCCGCCCTTGCCCGACGACGTGCGCGTTGGCGCGGCGCTCCGTTACGCCGAGGCCTTCGAGCGCATCACGGGGACGGCCTTCGTGCCCGACGTTGAAGCCCCCATCGCTCGCATTCGTCGGAACCTCAAGCTGCCGGCGCCGAGCGCTCGGCCTTCCGCTTGA
- a CDS encoding DUF2752 domain-containing protein has product MGVEEERGFRSMRGGALVLASGATLAGTAMLEPDARGYGTIEQLGLVDACPASKAPECPSCGLLTSVVHGVRGEFVSSVRTHGAGLPLVLCFVWAFVFGVTELLPRPLFTRRLRRRISFGLALAVGLGAVVTAGTRTWEHTPMGALHHGH; this is encoded by the coding sequence ATGGGCGTTGAGGAAGAGCGCGGGTTTCGTTCGATGCGCGGCGGCGCGTTGGTGCTGGCTTCGGGGGCGACGCTCGCGGGCACGGCGATGCTTGAGCCTGACGCACGCGGCTACGGCACCATCGAGCAGCTCGGCCTCGTCGACGCGTGCCCCGCGTCGAAGGCCCCCGAGTGCCCAAGCTGCGGACTCCTGACGAGCGTGGTCCACGGCGTCCGCGGTGAGTTCGTCTCTTCGGTTCGCACGCACGGCGCCGGCCTTCCGCTCGTGTTGTGCTTCGTGTGGGCCTTCGTCTTCGGCGTGACTGAGCTCTTGCCGCGCCCGCTCTTCACGCGACGCCTTCGTCGACGGATCTCCTTCGGGCTCGCGCTCGCCGTCGGCCTCGGCGCGGTCGTCACCGCCGGCACGCGCACGTGGGAGCACACCCCCATGGGCGCGCTCCACCACGGACACTGA